Proteins from a genomic interval of Niabella soli DSM 19437:
- a CDS encoding S9 family peptidase, which produces MKKLLITLFAFSMLQTNAQQPLSPETLLKLGRVSPIGLTKDKKSLIYKVSTPNISENKMDSKNYSIPLAGGAATEVADIANLTDNDRISPDGKYILSNADVKLKKVLGKDIYPELTKTTAQVYTSLNYRHWDQWFDGNLSHVFFAPYANGKAGEKKDIMPDEPYFCPQQPFGGDEDFIWSPDSKKIIYVTKKEFGTAYAVSTNTDIFEYDIETGKTKNLTESNKGYDVSPAFNKEGKMAWLQMKTPGYEADKNDLVVQTKGNTVNLTGHNDQINVSSFIWGNDGKTLFFIAPVNGTEQVFSVNDIGLTRMLPRIQQLSKGDFDINKIVAQTGDELIVAKEDISRAAEVYKLNIKTGSLTQLTHVNDDAYQNIAKVKSERRWIKTADNKKMMEWIVYPPDFDKNKKYPTLLYCQGGPQSATTQFFSYRWNFQLIASQGYIVVVPSRRGMPGFGTEWNAAVSKDWGGKVIQDYLDAIDDISKEPFVDKDRRGAVGASFGGFSVFELAGRHQKRFKTFIAHDGVFDFVSMTGTTDELWFENWEKGGYYWEKNNAAAQRSYAASPSNFVANWDTPIMIVQGGKDYRVPIEQGQGAFQAAQLRGIKSKFLYFPDENHWVLKPQNALTWQREFFGWLKETL; this is translated from the coding sequence ATGAAAAAGTTATTGATCACCCTATTTGCATTTTCTATGCTCCAAACTAATGCACAGCAACCACTGTCTCCTGAAACACTTTTAAAACTGGGAAGAGTAAGTCCCATCGGGCTTACCAAAGATAAAAAGTCGCTCATTTATAAAGTAAGCACCCCCAACATCTCGGAGAACAAAATGGACTCCAAAAACTATTCTATCCCGCTAGCCGGCGGTGCAGCTACGGAAGTTGCCGATATCGCAAACCTGACGGATAACGACCGCATTTCCCCGGATGGAAAATATATCCTGAGCAATGCCGATGTAAAACTGAAAAAGGTATTGGGAAAAGACATCTACCCGGAGCTGACTAAAACCACGGCACAGGTATATACTTCACTAAACTACCGTCATTGGGATCAATGGTTCGACGGGAACCTCAGCCATGTGTTTTTTGCACCCTATGCCAATGGCAAAGCGGGAGAAAAAAAAGATATTATGCCGGATGAACCCTATTTCTGCCCGCAGCAGCCCTTTGGCGGGGACGAAGATTTTATCTGGTCGCCGGATAGCAAAAAGATCATTTATGTTACGAAAAAAGAATTCGGGACCGCCTACGCCGTAAGCACCAATACCGACATCTTTGAATACGATATTGAAACCGGGAAAACAAAAAACCTCACTGAAAGCAATAAAGGCTATGATGTATCTCCTGCTTTTAATAAAGAAGGTAAAATGGCCTGGCTGCAAATGAAAACACCAGGATATGAAGCGGATAAAAATGACCTGGTGGTTCAAACGAAAGGCAATACCGTAAACCTTACCGGCCATAATGACCAGATCAATGTTTCGTCCTTTATCTGGGGGAATGACGGAAAGACCCTGTTCTTTATCGCGCCTGTAAACGGAACAGAACAGGTGTTCAGCGTTAATGATATCGGCTTAACCCGCATGCTGCCCCGTATTCAGCAGCTTTCAAAGGGAGATTTTGATATTAATAAAATCGTTGCCCAGACGGGTGATGAGCTGATCGTAGCAAAAGAAGACATTTCCCGCGCAGCGGAGGTCTATAAGCTCAACATTAAAACGGGCAGCTTAACACAACTGACCCATGTAAACGATGATGCCTATCAGAACATCGCAAAAGTGAAGTCTGAGCGCCGCTGGATAAAAACGGCCGACAATAAAAAAATGATGGAGTGGATCGTTTATCCGCCGGATTTTGATAAAAACAAAAAGTACCCGACACTCTTATATTGCCAGGGCGGCCCCCAATCGGCAACCACACAATTCTTTTCTTATCGCTGGAACTTCCAACTGATCGCCTCACAAGGATATATAGTAGTAGTTCCCTCAAGACGCGGGATGCCGGGTTTTGGCACCGAATGGAATGCAGCAGTGAGCAAGGACTGGGGCGGAAAAGTGATCCAGGACTACCTGGACGCTATTGATGATATTTCAAAAGAGCCCTTTGTTGATAAGGACCGTCGTGGCGCTGTGGGCGCCAGTTTCGGAGGATTTTCAGTTTTTGAACTGGCAGGACGGCATCAGAAACGTTTTAAAACTTTTATTGCCCACGACGGTGTTTTTGATTTTGTAAGCATGACGGGCACTACTGACGAGCTGTGGTTTGAAAACTGGGAAAAGGGCGGCTATTATTGGGAAAAGAATAATGCTGCGGCCCAGCGCTCCTATGCAGCATCCCCTTCTAATTTCGTAGCCAATTGGGATACCCCTATTATGATCGTTCAGGGAGGTAAAGATTATCGCGTGCCCATTGAGCAGGGACAAGGCGCTTTCCAGGCCGCACAGTTAAGAGGTATTAAAAGTAAATTCCTGTATTTCCCCGATGAAAACCATTGGGTTTTAAAACCGCAAAACGCACTTACCTGGCAGCGCGAATTCTTTGGGTGGCTGAAGGAAACCCTTTGA
- a CDS encoding DUF4271 domain-containing protein — protein sequence MTRILIILFCTLFFGSSLQAQTKDSVKHRSQTAKPKAKPAQKKPAAKQTDNKTVTQKPVKEKEQSSKPATQKATKGQSTTKPATRKAVPGESSSKTATKSTPKKKEVTGDSETKRNVLLPKNDTTKHAVKPVHKKRAKPVLPQDSLTAKKLADSPQPHKLRRDSTSLKKGLVPATARPHHIKKDSLSKTTPSIAIHHRKDTTQAVDSAKLKAAIADSLQKNRQLAELIHNYRLYWKILSKHPYFAMAEKPIITPYSIRAPHPGKEIYFYTLAGILLLFAGFKTSFSKYFEDLTTLFFKRTLKQRQLQQQLSQDTLPSFLFNILFTLVAGFYLTLLSQQLPLKKIDYPIWQLFSVAVIFIAFIYLAKFFLLKLIGWLFNMQNLTDAYIFLIFLVNKIITLFLLPVIIIVALGGTGIKTITWALSWVMLGALFLYRFLVTVQMVQKNKRINLLHFLLYFAAFELLPAFVIYKFILLFLK from the coding sequence TTGACCCGGATATTGATCATATTATTTTGTACCCTCTTTTTTGGAAGCAGTTTGCAGGCGCAGACGAAAGATAGTGTAAAACACCGCTCGCAAACAGCCAAACCGAAAGCAAAGCCGGCACAAAAAAAGCCGGCAGCCAAACAGACCGACAACAAGACGGTAACACAAAAACCGGTTAAAGAAAAAGAACAATCGTCAAAACCGGCAACGCAAAAAGCAACTAAAGGTCAATCAACCACAAAACCGGCAACCCGGAAAGCAGTTCCGGGCGAGTCTTCATCAAAAACGGCAACGAAATCGACCCCTAAAAAAAAGGAAGTAACCGGAGACAGTGAAACGAAAAGAAATGTGTTGTTGCCCAAAAACGATACAACAAAACATGCTGTAAAGCCGGTTCATAAAAAGCGTGCAAAACCTGTATTACCGCAGGACTCGCTTACTGCAAAAAAACTGGCAGATAGCCCGCAACCGCATAAGTTGCGGCGCGATTCAACATCCTTAAAAAAAGGACTGGTCCCGGCAACGGCGCGCCCGCACCATATAAAAAAGGACTCGCTGTCAAAAACGACCCCCTCCATCGCCATCCATCATCGAAAGGACACGACGCAGGCGGTCGATTCGGCAAAACTTAAAGCGGCAATAGCCGATAGCCTGCAAAAGAACAGGCAACTGGCCGAGTTGATCCATAATTACAGGCTTTACTGGAAGATCCTTTCCAAACACCCCTACTTTGCAATGGCCGAAAAGCCCATTATCACACCCTATAGCATACGTGCGCCACATCCCGGAAAAGAGATTTATTTCTATACCCTGGCAGGTATTTTACTATTGTTTGCAGGCTTTAAGACCTCCTTTTCCAAATATTTTGAGGACCTTACCACGCTGTTCTTTAAGCGTACGCTAAAGCAACGGCAATTGCAGCAACAATTAAGTCAGGATACGCTACCCTCTTTTTTATTCAACATTTTATTTACACTGGTTGCAGGTTTTTATCTCACCTTACTGTCGCAGCAGTTGCCTTTAAAGAAAATAGATTACCCCATATGGCAGCTCTTTAGTGTGGCGGTGATTTTTATTGCTTTCATCTATCTGGCAAAATTCTTTTTGTTAAAACTCATCGGCTGGCTGTTCAATATGCAAAATCTGACCGATGCCTATATCTTTCTTATTTTTTTGGTAAATAAGATCATCACGCTTTTTCTGCTACCGGTAATTATAATTGTGGCATTGGGCGGAACGGGAATAAAAACGATCACCTGGGCCCTGAGCTGGGTGATGTTGGGTGCTTTATTCCTTTATCGCTTTTTGGTGACCGTACAAATGGTACAAAAAAACAAACGCATCAACCTGCTGCATTTTCTTTTGTACTTTGCCGCATTTGAGTTATTGCCGGCGTTTGTTATCTATAAGTTTATTTTACTTTTTTTAAAATAG
- the hemW gene encoding radical SAM family heme chaperone HemW, giving the protein MAGIYIHIPFCKQACNYCNFHFATSLLHKEEMVKAIVAEVRLAATNRFIKPEPIETIYFGGGTPSLLEAVEMEAILQAIYQQHTISENAEITLEANPDDLNDEKLRAWKAAGVNRLSIGIQSFFEEDLVWMHRAHNVAQAKEGVQLALRYFDNITIDLIYGVPGLTDERWQQNVEMALAFGVPHLSCYALTVEPKTPLDKMIRRHEKKDVDGGKQSDQFLLLMHWLEQAGYEHYEISNFARPGFRSRHNSAYWKGVPYFGLGPSAHSFNGRARRWNIANNQKYIQAIVAGQLPFEEERLTPVQKTNELIMIALRTAEGIDTTRFAEDEKLQVLQQAGKYLARGWLLQTDYFLRLTNEGKLYADGISADLFLEA; this is encoded by the coding sequence TTGGCTGGTATTTATATTCATATTCCCTTTTGCAAACAAGCCTGTAATTACTGCAACTTTCATTTTGCAACTTCTTTACTTCATAAGGAAGAAATGGTAAAAGCCATTGTCGCAGAAGTGCGCCTGGCGGCGACGAATCGCTTTATTAAGCCTGAGCCCATCGAAACGATTTATTTTGGCGGCGGAACTCCCAGTTTACTGGAGGCGGTTGAAATGGAAGCAATACTTCAGGCAATTTATCAACAACATACAATTTCCGAAAATGCAGAAATAACCCTTGAGGCAAACCCCGATGACTTGAATGACGAAAAGCTAAGGGCATGGAAAGCTGCCGGGGTGAACCGGTTGAGTATCGGCATTCAGTCTTTTTTTGAAGAAGACCTGGTATGGATGCATCGCGCGCACAATGTAGCGCAGGCAAAAGAAGGCGTGCAACTAGCGTTGCGCTATTTTGATAATATAACGATCGACCTGATTTACGGCGTACCGGGGCTCACGGACGAACGCTGGCAACAAAACGTGGAAATGGCTCTGGCGTTTGGGGTGCCGCATCTGTCCTGTTATGCGCTTACGGTGGAACCCAAAACGCCCCTGGATAAGATGATCCGGAGGCATGAAAAGAAAGATGTTGATGGAGGCAAACAATCGGATCAGTTTTTATTGTTGATGCACTGGCTGGAGCAGGCAGGTTACGAACATTATGAGATCTCCAACTTTGCAAGACCGGGTTTTCGCAGTCGCCATAACAGCGCCTACTGGAAAGGAGTGCCTTATTTTGGACTGGGACCTTCGGCACATTCCTTTAACGGGAGGGCACGCAGGTGGAATATTGCCAACAATCAAAAATACATCCAGGCAATTGTTGCGGGACAACTGCCTTTTGAGGAAGAGCGGTTAACGCCGGTTCAAAAAACAAATGAGCTGATCATGATTGCCCTGCGGACTGCTGAGGGAATTGACACTACCCGGTTTGCGGAAGATGAAAAACTGCAGGTGCTACAACAAGCCGGTAAATATTTAGCACGTGGATGGTTATTGCAAACGGACTATTTTCTGCGACTGACGAATGAAGGAAAACTATATGCCGATGGGATTTCTGCCGATCTGTTTTTGGAAGCGTAG
- a CDS encoding NAD(P)H-dependent glycerol-3-phosphate dehydrogenase, translating to MAIKFGVAGSGSWATALVKILTDNGHKVNWCLRNDTTIGFIKQRHHNPKHLTAAILNTQSLHLTTDLASVADKSDVLILATPSAYIGTTLAELPPTAFKNKKILSAIKGILPEANMLVNEYLQQHFEVPLQNYFAVLGPCHAEEVAAEKLSYLTFSGIDESMALKIAEHFKSPFINTVVNTDILGVQYASVLKNIYALGAGIAHGLDYGDNFQSVYIANSADEMAGFLRKLGAEHIVVGEHTDTASPEKKYANYSASVYLGDLLVTCYSLHSRNRTFGNMIGKGYSVQATQLELRMVAEGYNASKCIYSINKSVGAEMPIATTIYRMLWEGLSPAKGFEEIEAFLI from the coding sequence TTTAACAGATAACGGACATAAGGTAAACTGGTGCCTGCGTAATGATACTACCATCGGGTTCATCAAACAACGGCATCATAATCCGAAACACCTGACCGCAGCTATTTTGAATACGCAGTCGCTGCATCTTACCACTGATCTGGCTTCCGTTGCAGATAAATCAGATGTGCTCATCCTGGCAACGCCTTCCGCATATATCGGAACGACCTTAGCTGAACTGCCCCCAACCGCTTTTAAGAACAAAAAAATCCTTTCGGCAATAAAAGGAATTTTGCCCGAAGCCAACATGCTGGTGAATGAATACCTGCAACAGCACTTCGAGGTTCCCCTGCAAAACTATTTTGCGGTATTAGGCCCCTGTCATGCGGAAGAAGTTGCTGCGGAAAAACTTTCTTATCTCACTTTTTCGGGCATTGACGAATCAATGGCTTTAAAAATAGCGGAGCATTTCAAATCGCCCTTTATCAACACGGTGGTTAATACGGATATTTTGGGCGTACAATACGCGTCCGTGCTAAAAAATATTTACGCCTTAGGAGCGGGCATCGCGCATGGCCTGGATTATGGAGACAATTTTCAAAGCGTATACATTGCTAACAGCGCAGATGAAATGGCCGGCTTCCTGCGTAAACTGGGCGCGGAACATATAGTAGTGGGCGAACATACAGACACTGCTTCCCCGGAAAAAAAATATGCCAATTATTCGGCCTCTGTTTACCTGGGCGATCTTTTGGTAACCTGCTATTCCTTGCACAGCCGCAATCGTACCTTTGGCAACATGATCGGCAAGGGCTATAGCGTGCAAGCCACCCAGTTGGAATTAAGAATGGTAGCGGAAGGCTACAATGCATCAAAGTGCATTTATTCCATCAATAAATCGGTGGGCGCTGAAATGCCGATAGCTACTACTATTTATCGCATGCTTTGGGAAGGCCTCTCCCCCGCAAAAGGGTTTGAGGAGATTGAAGCATTTTTGATCTAA